The following nucleotide sequence is from Triticum dicoccoides isolate Atlit2015 ecotype Zavitan chromosome 7B, WEW_v2.0, whole genome shotgun sequence.
catggttgtgatttCGTCAAAGGCAcgagcgtgcctctttcggaaaggggggAAAACCCGTGTTCCTGGTTCGTTTTTTtgtccggttttttcgtgaaaaaaagttcgtcaaaatctatcaacatgagatctagttttgaagatctcgatgcgagaaatccaacggcgaaagcggttcgagatttggacgcacggtttaagagataaaacattttgaataaacgaatctacaaaaaaaagaaaaaattcccaggttgcgacaagtggcacacATGCAATGCACCACTTGTCGCAACCCGCAGAAGTTGGAGTGATCTCCACGAAAAGTACTccttaactactccctccgttcctaaataattgtctttgtagagatttcaacaagtgactacatacggagcaaaatgagtgaatctacactctaaaatatgtctacatacatctgtatgttgtagtctatttgagatggctagaaaggcaattatttgggaacggagggagtattaaccaGTGATTTCGCGCCTGCCGTCTAGCGTCGGCCGAAAAACAAGAGTGCATCTTTCTCGTAGTGGGCTAGTCTTAGTGGCCCATCATAGCCCACATACCTAGGGTTCGCGGAAGGCATAAAGACCGCACCGCCTTGCAAATAgaaccctgccgccgccgccgttcttcttcctcctcgcttcgTGTTAGAGGGTCGTCCTTCTCAGGTACCCCGGCAAGCAGTCCGTAGCAGAGCTCCCACCCTGTCCTCTTGCGATGCTATTTTCTCCATTTGCTTCAAACTCCTTCTTTTGGTTTTGCCCGGCAGATCAGAGATGGCGGTGCCGCTTCTGACGAGGAAGATCGTGAAGAAGAGGGTCAAGCACTTCAAGAGGGCCCATAGCGACCGCTACATTGGCCTCAAGGTAACCACTTATACCAAACTTTTACCCAGTGGAATTCGTAGGTACCACGCCCACGTGTTTTGGTTGTTCAGTTCAGATGATGTGTTCCGGTTCTAGATCGCGATTGCTGTGCGCCGGTGTAGTTGGTTTGCCTTTCCGAGTAGTGTCTGATGCTAAGTTCTAAGCGTGACTGTTGTTGGTCGTTGTGGTTGCGGTGTATTCCTAATTTATACTAGCAATGGTTCTTCGAAGTGGTAGGAAAGTGGAAGGCATAGCCTGTAGAAATGTGTTGCTGTTTCTTTCGTGTTGGGATCCGTAGTTAATTTGAAGGAGAAAACTAATTATTGCATGTTTAATCAACCTTGCTTATTTGGACTTGACACATCATTTGAACACTTGGTGCAAAGGTGATGCCGAATTTTGAGCTTTGCTGTTCTTTTGGTTACTGTTTCTATCTAGCGGTTTGAAAGGAAGGAAATGATGTCTTAGTAAAAGGTCTGAGGAAGAGAACGTTTTCTTCAGTGAGCATTGGGATGAAGTAAGAGAGCACACTAGCCCTTGCATGAGTATAGCATTGTGGCCGTCACAAACTCTTCTACaacaataacttcatgattttcatGAAGTGGGTTGGATATTAAAGGCGTGGCTTCATTATGAGTATGAGTGCTTGCCTAGATTTCTCCCAACACTTGTTATCCACTGGTTGCTGAAGAAAATCTTGTCTTTCACATGATTATGCCTTCTGTCTGATCCTTCCAGCAAACGAATTCTTTCCCGGTTATACTTAATTGGTGGCTGTAGTCCATTTTTTTTCTTCTGCATTTAACTTCTCGTATAACTTTTTTGTTCAATGAATCTGTGGTAGCAAGTGCACCTGCCAAAGAAGTGATGTTTCAAGAGCATCTGTTTTGCTACACTCAACATCTTAAAAAATCCGTTGTTTGCATGGAGTGCTCTTTTTcaaaacatactccctccattctgaattataagatgttttatatatttcaatatggactacatatggactaATGTGTGAACAAACACACCGAAACGTGTAGAATAAGTTATTTTACACCCGAGTTTTTTTTAAGTTATTATGTTTAAATTTTATGTTTGGTATACGAATAATTACATTTATATTGATTCACCACACAAAAAAGGGTATAAGAAAAGTAAGATATGAATCATAAAAACACAAAATTTACATTTATATGTACACTTTATACTATGTTTTTACTTTCATAATTTTACTGACATAAAAAAGTGGTGTAGTGATGTAATCAGAAAAAAATTTAGAACATCTTATAATTTGGAACGAATACCTTAAAAATTGAATGTATAGTTTCTTGTAGTTGTAGCTTATTCCCGACTGGCATCGTGCTTTAGACAACACATAAGCAGAAGCGTATGCTAAACTTCTTTTGTCTTTCTTATATGCTCAAGTTCTGTGTCTTCTTGACATGTTTTTCTTAGTGACACGTGTGCTTAACAGCTTATCTTGTGCTTAAACCGAAAATTTCACGCCTCTATATCTACAGACCAGCTGGCGCAGGCCAAAGGGTATTGATTCCCGGGTGAGGAGAAAGTTCAAGGGATGTACTTTGATGCCCAACATTGGCTATGGTTctgacaagaagaccaggcattacCTGCCAAACAAGTTCAAGAAGTTTGTTGTCCACAATGTCTCCGAGCTGGAGCTGCTTATGATGCACAACAGGTAACTTACACAGTTACACTGTCAATATGAAGTGCTGATTGGTGTCAAGAACCTGATGTTCTCAAGTTAGATGGTTCTTCACTCTTCTGATCCTGAACTGTGCTGATTGGTGTCAACATTTTTTTTAGAGAATAACGTTCTTTATTTTCAGATTAACTCTTGCATTGCTTTTATTGCCAACAGGACATACTGTGCTGAGATCGCCCACAACGTCTCTACCAAGAAGCGGAAGGACATTGTGGAGCGTGCTGCACAGCTGGATATTGTTGTCACAAACAAGCTTGCTAGGCTTCGCAGCCAGGAGGACGAGTGAAATGTTCTTCCAGTGCTATTATGGCCGCTTTGCTTGTTGGAAACTGTTTGCTCTGGGAGCTTGTTTACTCATCTGTTACTTTTATGATATGAACATGCTGTTATTATCAGTAACGACTAGCAGGCTAAAATTTTGTTAATGGTATCAACCTCTAAATCAGAAACTTGCTTTGTCTCTTGAAGACAGCATGCTGATCGTCTTGTTACTTTGCCAAGTCCTTTTGTTTTAAAAAACTAACTGACTAATGATCCATGTTCAGTACGTGGTCCTGCTTTCCAAAGCAAAGGTTATTTTAATCCGAACGTTCAAA
It contains:
- the LOC119339501 gene encoding 60S ribosomal protein L32-1-like; its protein translation is MAVPLLTRKIVKKRVKHFKRAHSDRYIGLKTSWRRPKGIDSRVRRKFKGCTLMPNIGYGSDKKTRHYLPNKFKKFVVHNVSELELLMMHNRTYCAEIAHNVSTKKRKDIVERAAQLDIVVTNKLARLRSQEDE